The region accatttttctgattttaagtctagagctcagaatctttcgttactggtaaagaagagcaaattggtgactttctgttctgctgagtggcccacctttgacgtcggatggccacaagagggaaccttcaatccccaaattatccaggcagttaaagagagggtgcTTACCCCTAGTCCTGCCGGGCACTCAGACCAGActccctacattctggtctggcaggatctagtgaGAAACCCGCCGgaatggcttaaaccctttgttctTGCTCCTTCTAAACCTCCTAAACCTCCCCGTCCCTCTTCCCCGACTCCAACCTCGCTAAACCCACAGGTGCTAGTCACGAAagcttctgaagaaaaagaagaaaaacaggacgAAAAACGACCTAAGCCTGTGTTCCAGGAATCTTCTCCGTATCCTAATCTGATTGACCTGGAAACCGAGTTGTTCCCACCCCCGTACGCGGATCCACAtccgcccttgcttccacagaTTCCACAAGTTTCATCGGGAGAAGCCCGGAGGAGGGCCGAGCCCTCGGCTCCTCCTAGAGAAGGGGGCCCCGCCCAGGGAACTTGGGGAAGAGCAAAGGAAATGACCAGCAGAGTGGAAGAAGAAGGCCCTgaaattcccttctccactgttcACGCGTTTCCGGTCTGGGCGGGGCCAGCCAGACAGGGTGCAGAATGGACAAATCAGTATTGGCCCTTtgccactagtgatttgtacaattggaaGACTCAAACTccctctttctctgagaaaccgcagggtcttattgatcttttagaatcTATCCTctttactcacaatcccacttgggatgattgtcagcaactgttacaggtacttTTTACTACAGAAGAGCGCGAATGGATCCTGTCAGAAGCCCGGaaaaatgtgccaggggtggatgggaggcccacaatacagcctcaCCTCATTGAagaggggttccccttggtgcgacccaactgggacttcgaacGCGCCGAAGGCAGGGAGCGTCTCCGAGTGTACCGTcagactctcatggctggccttagagTGGCTGccagaaagccaactaatttggccaaggtaaattcagtgaggcaagagccaaatgagagcccggcagccttccttgaaaggataatggaagcttttagacagtatactcctatggacccacaggcagatgagccTCGAGCAGCAGTTATGCTAGCATTTGTGAATCAGGCAGCCCCTGATATTAGgagaaagttacaaaagatagagaggttggGTGAACAGTCcctgcaagatctagtgagggcagcagagagagttttcaatcatagagagaccccagaggggagagaggaccgcattagaagggaagaaagagaatttagagctgaagaatacCATAAGAACCAACAAGAGCTGGCTCAGATATTTTTCtccagaatttaaaacaaaaataggttccaaaaagggaaaaagctAGACTCAAAGACTGAGGAAAAACCTGCAAGGCACAAGCTTGGAAAAAACCAATGTGCGTTTTGTAAGGAGattggacattggaaagataaatgccccaagaaaaacctaaaagaggGGCCCCAAAATCCCAAGAACGAGACTCCCTCTCctgacagtcatatcctctacacGGGTGAGGATAGTgactaggggggtcagggctcgatgcccctccccgagtcctgggtaactataaatgtggaggggaaaccggttggcttcatggtggatacaggagctcaatactcagtcttaaaccaaagagatggacccatgtctaagaaaagtagctgggtgcagggagaaACCAGGACTAagcgatatggatggactacaaaacgacATGTGAACTTGGGGACCCACCAAGTGACCCGTtcctttctggtgatacctgagtgtccagcgcccttgctgggaagagatttactgtctaaagtaagtgcccaaattcatttcgaccacgggcaagtgtcagttttagatggaaccgggcatcctcttcaggtcttgtctctggcattaaaggatgaatacagactgtacttgccagaggccccagcgacaataagtCCCAAAGTACAGCCATGGGTTCagagataccctcaggcctgggctgaaatagcaggaatgggactggccaaacagaggccccctattattgtggaactgaaagccagtgccaCACCGGTGAGAGTGCGGCAGTATCCCATGAGCCAAGAGGCTCGGCAAGGAATTACTCCTCACATACAACAcctcatagacgctggggtcTTGAGAaagtgccggtccccatggaacactcccctgctTCCCGTAAAGAAGCCttggggaactgattttagatcGGTTCAAGACCTgcgagaagtcaacaaacgggtgagtgacattcatcctatggttcctaacccttatacattgctaagcagcTTGCCACCAAGCTACgtttggtacactgttttagatttaaaagatgcctttttcagtctgCCTCTTGCCCttgcaagccaagagatcttcgccttcgaatggcaggaagacggtggtcagactccggtgcagctgacatggactcgcttaccacagggtttcaaaaactcaccCACGTTGTTTAACGAGGCCTTGGATGAAGACCTCCGTGAGTATCAGGTttaacaccctaccattgttttattacaatatgttaatgaccttatgctggcagcgACTACGgaaaaagagtgccaagaggcaacaggtgaccttctccaaaccttggggactttaggttataGGGC is a window of Ovis aries strain OAR_USU_Benz2616 breed Rambouillet chromosome 1, ARS-UI_Ramb_v3.0, whole genome shotgun sequence DNA encoding:
- the LOC114117898 gene encoding LOW QUALITY PROTEIN: uncharacterized protein LOC114117898 (The sequence of the model RefSeq protein was modified relative to this genomic sequence to represent the inferred CDS: inserted 2 bases in 1 codon; deleted 1 base in 1 codon; substituted 4 bases at 4 genomic stop codons) produces the protein MGQSTSTPLSLMTDHFSDFKSRAQNLSLLVKKSKLVTFCSAEWPTFDVGWPQEGTFNPQIIQAVKERVLTPSPAGHSDQTPYILVWQDLVRNPPEWLKPFVLAPSKPPKPPRPSSPTPTSLNPQVLVTKASEEKEEKQDEKRPKPVFQESSPYPNLIDLETELFPPPYADPHPPLLPQIPQVSSGEARRRAEPSAPPREGGPAQGTWGRAKEMTSRVEEEGPEIPFSTVHAFPVWAGPARQGAEWTNQYWPFATSDLYNWKTQTPSFSEKPQGLIDLLESILFTHNPTWDDCQQLLQVLFTTEEREWILSEARKNVPGVDGRPTIQPHLIEEGFPLVRPNWDFERAEGRERLRVYRQTLMAGLRVAARKPTNLAKVNSVRQEPNESPAAFLERIMEAFRQYTPMDPQADEPRAAVMLAFVNQAAPDIRRKLQKIERLGEQSLQDLVRAAERVFNHRETPEGREDRIRREEREFRAEEYHKNQQELAQIFFSRIXNKNRFQKGKKLDSKTEEKPARHKLGKNQCAFCKEIGHWKDKCPKKNLKEGPQNPKNETPSPDSHILYTGEDSDXGGQGSMPLPESWVTINVEGKPVGFMVDTGAQYSVLNQRDGPMSKKSSWVQGETRTKRYGWTTKRHVNLGTHQVTRSFLVIPECPAPLLGRDLLSKVSAQIHFDHGQVSVLDGTGHPLQVLSLALKDEYRLYLPEAPATISPKVQPWVQRYPQAWAEIAGMGLAKQRPPIIVELKASATPVRVRQYPMSQEARQGITPHIQHLIDAGVLRKCRSPWNTPLLPVKKPWGTDFRSVQDLREVNKRVSDIHPMVPNPYTLLSSLPPSYVWYTVLDLKDAFFSLPLALASQEIFAFEWQEDGGQTPVQLTWTRLPQGFKNSPTLFNEALDEDLREYQVXHPTIVLLQYVNDLMLAATTEKECQEATGDLLQTLGTLGYRADAKKAQIAKQEVTYLGYKIKQGQRWLTQAMKETILQIPEPANPRQVREFLGTVGYCRLWILGFAEKARPLYEGTKENKDWKWTESMKTAFQELRRALLEAPALALPDPSKPFQLFIDERRGIGKGVLTQKWGPWKRPIAYLSKELDPVAAGWPPCLRIIAATALLVHDADKLTYGQRLLVYTPHAIERVLKQPPGKWISNARLTHYQALLLDTSRIHFQTPCTLNPATLLPNPEGDSPLHDCDEILAGVTAIRKDLTDTPLDNSELIWFTDGSSYAKDGQRRVGAAVVDDSGQTIWAETLSPDTSAQKAXLIALIQALERAKGKRITIFTDSRYAFGTVHIQGPIYRERGFSTAEGKEIKNLPEIHRLLEAVQLPRAVSGLXVPGHQKGDIPTARGNRAADLVAQKAANEDFIAPVLAIGLPPPGMGTLPPTPEYSSTDLARIQERPYLQQGEDGWYRDSNGYLILPAQLGWQLCEHLHSSTHLGEKKTLMLFQTARLQFPRHQTTVKNIVHACKACQQVRPGKRQHAGLRYWEKGPGQHWEIGFTEVRPGKYGYRYLLVLVATFSGWVEAFPTKGETAMVVAKKILEEIVPRFGLPVTIGSDNGPAFVSQIVQNLAWALGTKWKLHCEYSPQSSGQVERMNRTLKETLTKLAIETGGDWVTLLPFALFRARNTPYQLNLTPFEILYGRPPTVCPIFEGKKFPPPTLGQFQEALMALGKVHSCIWKLLREIHEGQNKGTIPSHNIGPGDWVWFKRHHTKALEPIWKGPYVVLLTTPTVLKVDVDLNASYDLAKAPILPSVDGENEK